One genomic region from Lycorma delicatula isolate Av1 chromosome 1, ASM4794821v1, whole genome shotgun sequence encodes:
- the LOC142330386 gene encoding uncharacterized protein LOC142330386 translates to MSRNSQLIGWILPKLEESGCFGVGCKIGYQRDVDRSGEDQFASSVEFLKLIVKSGSDIRNYEVVIKLQTNSQLVWDVIKPKVQFQNEILMYSKIFPVLDKDEIIKELCCKYYLGIAETDAGLEKDFIVLEDLSDQGYKLSSEKVFLDYDHCALAMRAIGKFHGLSYAAKQRDLNLFMSTVSKLQSKWDDNFIRTWKDMFKLCGSRGVLPLIEANYSENLLKEFLRNYEDPVKFLNALAASEEPEAVVCHGDFCRNNVFFHYGKDGGPDGIKLFDFQTPMYASPATELAFFLYMNTSQELRNKHWDDLLNAYKDGVKSVVPNMNVPEPNFKKFAAYGYIICSYFLPFMMDNEGVVLEELIALNPQEQTRIFSSIGGEKGTQALVDIIKHFLERDYIQASYE, encoded by the exons ATGTCGCGCAATTCACAGCTGATTGGTTGGATACTCCCTAAACTAGAAGAGTCTGGATGTTTTGGTGTAGGGTGTAAAATAGGTTATCAAAGGGATGTGGATCGTTCGGGGGAAGATCAGTTTGCTTCATCTGTTGAGTTTTTGAAACTGATAGTGAAATCGGGAAGTGATATTCGAAATTATGAAGTAgtgattaaattacaaacaaacagtCAGTTGGTTTGGGACGTAATCAAACCGAAAGtacaatttcaaaatgaaatactcATGTATTCAAAGATTTTTCCTGTGCTGGAtaaagatgaaattataaaagaattatgcTGCAAATATTATTTAGGTATTGCCGAAACAGATGCTGGTTTGGAAAAGGATTTTATTGTCCTAGAGGATCTAAGTGACCAGGGCTATAAACTTAGCTCTGAAAAG GTTTTCCTTGACTATGATCACTGTGCTTTGGCGATGAGAGCTATTGGAAAATTTCATGGCCTTTCTTATGCAGCTAAACAGcgtgatttaaatttattcatgagCACTGTCAGTAAATTGCAGAGCAAGTGGGATGACAATTTCATTAGAACTTGGAAAGATATGTTTAAATTATGTGGAAGCCGAGGAGTATTACCTTTAATTGAAGcaaattattctgaaaatctTTTGAAAGAATTCCTTAGAAATTATGAAGATCCAGTAAAATTTCTTAATGCTCTTGCTGCTTCAGAAGAACCAGAAGCTGTTGTTTGTCATGGTGACTTTTGtagaaataatgttttcttcCATTATGGCAAAGATGGGGGTCCTGATGGTATtaagttatttgattttcagaCACCAATGTATGCATCTCCTGCCACAGAACTTGCATTCTTTCTGTATATGAACACTTCTCAAGAATTGAGGAATAAGCATTGGGATGATCTTCTTAATGCTTACAAAGATGGCGTAAAATCTGTGGTTCCTAATATGAATGTACCTGaaccaaatttcaaaaaatttgctGCTTATGGTTATATAATTTGCAGTTATTTCCTTCCTTTTATGATGGATAATGAAGGTGTTGTCTTAGAAGAATTAATTGCTCTTAACCCCCAGGAGCAGACTCGTATATTTTCAAGTATTGGAGGAGAAAAAGGTACACAGGCTCTTGTTgatatcattaaacattttttggaacGAGATTATATCCAGGCatcatatgaataa